Proteins from a single region of bacterium:
- a CDS encoding ABC transporter ATP-binding protein, producing the protein MDTQYAIRTENLTKVFKGELGQKDVTALQGLELSVSQGQVFAFIGPNGAGKTTTIKLLTRLLFPTSGNIWLLDRENRDPEAMRKIGYLPEQPGIYGYLTGKEFLDYIGRIFKIPPSDRHKKIDELLQLTGLAASGDTLVRNYSRGMVQRLGLAQALINDPELLILDEPMANLDPVGRKDFRDTILDLKNQGKTIFFSSHILSDAEMIADQVGVLNRGRMVSSGSLDELLSLQSSEVEISFRLPAGTINDITLPAEHQILSSGRVRVTVEHKEINEFLNRIDEWKGTLISVVPGSRTLEAFFLDEIGR; encoded by the coding sequence ATGGACACTCAATATGCAATCAGGACAGAAAATCTTACAAAGGTGTTCAAGGGAGAACTCGGACAGAAAGATGTGACTGCTCTTCAGGGTTTGGAATTAAGCGTATCTCAAGGCCAGGTTTTTGCATTTATCGGGCCTAACGGTGCCGGCAAAACAACGACAATCAAACTGCTGACAAGGCTGCTGTTTCCTACAAGCGGGAATATATGGCTTCTTGACAGAGAAAACAGAGATCCTGAAGCAATGCGAAAAATCGGCTATCTCCCCGAGCAGCCGGGCATTTACGGGTATCTTACAGGAAAAGAATTTTTAGATTACATCGGAAGGATTTTCAAGATACCTCCGTCTGACAGGCATAAAAAGATTGATGAATTATTGCAGTTAACAGGCCTTGCAGCATCAGGAGATACTTTGGTGCGTAACTATTCAAGAGGAATGGTACAGCGCCTTGGGCTGGCTCAAGCTTTGATAAATGACCCTGAACTTCTGATTCTTGACGAGCCGATGGCAAATCTTGACCCTGTTGGAAGAAAAGATTTCAGAGACACAATTCTTGATCTTAAAAATCAAGGCAAAACCATATTTTTCAGCTCACACATTCTTTCCGATGCTGAAATGATTGCAGATCAGGTGGGAGTTTTAAACAGAGGCAGAATGGTCAGTTCCGGATCTCTGGATGAACTCCTCTCCCTGCAGTCGTCAGAAGTGGAAATATCATTCCGTTTACCTGCAGGCACAATTAATGATATAACTCTTCCTGCTGAGCATCAGATATTAAGCTCCGGCAGGGTTCGTGTGACAGTAGAGCACAAAGAGATTAATGAATTCTTAAACAGAATTGATGAGTGGAAAGGTACCCTGATTTCAGTTGTTCCCGGTTCGCGTACACTCGAGGCATTTTTTCTGGATGAGATAGGGAGGTAG
- a CDS encoding ABC transporter permease subunit, with translation MAIGAVSLNTFRETIRNRVLVNILVFAIGMIFLGLAIGDWSMGNQVKVIKDFGLGAMSVFGLLIAIFIGIRLVVQELERRTIYVIASKPIHRWNIVTGKFLGLSLTLLLNVVLMAAALFITDYIMESSIDLNLIPAIILIYIEILLIVSFALFFSSFTSPTLSAIFTLVVFVVGHLSSFLRDYVEVYPDKGMHWLYRAVYFIVPDLEKLNLKMAAVEHISNYSGRFIMAFAYGMCYILLVHFITALIFQKRDLK, from the coding sequence ATGGCAATCGGTGCAGTCTCTTTGAATACTTTCAGGGAAACGATCAGGAATCGTGTCCTTGTGAATATACTGGTATTTGCAATAGGTATGATTTTCCTCGGGCTTGCTATTGGTGACTGGTCAATGGGAAATCAGGTAAAAGTTATTAAGGATTTCGGCCTTGGAGCAATGTCAGTATTCGGGCTTTTAATTGCAATATTTATTGGAATAAGATTAGTGGTTCAGGAACTGGAAAGACGCACAATATACGTAATTGCTTCAAAGCCCATACACAGATGGAATATTGTGACAGGTAAATTTTTAGGTTTGTCACTTACCCTTTTACTTAATGTGGTATTAATGGCAGCAGCTCTTTTTATTACGGATTATATTATGGAGTCATCTATTGACTTGAATCTTATTCCCGCTATAATTTTAATCTATATTGAAATCCTTTTGATTGTATCATTTGCACTTTTCTTTTCGTCTTTTACTTCTCCTACTCTTTCTGCAATATTTACATTAGTTGTGTTTGTTGTAGGACATTTATCTTCATTCCTCCGCGATTATGTGGAAGTGTACCCTGATAAAGGTATGCACTGGCTTTACAGGGCTGTTTATTTCATTGTTCCTGATTTGGAAAAACTTAATCTTAAAATGGCTGCTGTTGAACATATAAGCAATTATTCGGGCAGATTTATTATGGCTTTTGCATACGGTATGTGTTACATTTTGCTGGTTCATTTTATCACAGCTCTTATTTTTCAAAAGAGAGATTTGAAATAA